One stretch of Brevibacillus laterosporus DNA includes these proteins:
- the fabD gene encoding [acyl-carrier-protein] S-malonyltransferase — translation MHPSVVFMYSGQGSQFYQMGKTLFEQNEIFRSCMLQLDSNVHDLIGISVLDELYDDHKKMTEPFTRTLYTHVCIFMLEYAITMVLLENGVVPDAVIGVSMGEFAAAVTAGVCCVDTALKAVVKQAQLLENGCEEGGMLAILHHPSMFSSDPLLYKNCDLVSIHNENHFIISGRKEHITKAEQHAKNNGIICSILPVTQGFHSSSIDPASDEYVAFLKKQLFLDPKISFISSVYGEPIEKCNSDYFWQVIRKPIQFTKGFTYLQEEDQDRIFLDLGPSGTLVNVSKSMSNKRKNPIILPIITPYKQDRQNLDYILSHYAHKYTTREKKGKKSMLAFVFPGQGSQKKGMGGELFDQYPQITSQADLVLGYSIKELCLDDPLGRLHQTEYTQPALFTVNALMYLNTINETGRKPDIVAGHSLGEYNALFAAGAFDFVTGLRLVKKRGELMSRAVGGGMAAVIGMDEKRMKHTLLQNELDSIDLANLNSPHQLVISGLQTDINQAKLIFEAIEGITYIPLRVSGAFHSRYLMEARGQFESYMDSFVFAECNIPVLSNVHARLYQKNDIKMNLVRQITESVRWCETVQVLMGFEGIEMKEIGPGKVLTGLMKKITAEAEPIFIPSEASYQVEALSGKHAKTSAITTVGCKQFMRDYQLQYAYLAGGMYKGIASKEMVVKLGKAGMMGFLGTGGLHVQQIEQSIQYIQKELKSGQAYGMNLLHTPGKLEREEQLVDLYMHYGIKTVEASAYMSITPALIKYRAHGLNKLPDGTVSSVNRIIGKVSRPEIAEHFLSPAPEYLVEKMVRENKITREQAHMLSKIPMVDDLCIEADSGGHTDGGVSYVLMPAMIQLRDEMMEKYKYRKKVRIGAAGGIGTPEAAAAAFILGADFILTGSINQCTVQAGTSDAVKDLLQQVQIQDTTYAPAGDRFEIGAKVQVLKRGVFFPARANKLFELYCQYNSLEEINEKDKKLIQAKYFKRSFKEIYDELKPNYSQEEIDKAEKNPKHKMALIFKWYLAHSTNVALDGVPGQQVDYQIHCGPALGAFNRWVKGTNLESWKNRHVDEIGVKLMEETVKILNNQFRNFQSK, via the coding sequence GTGCATCCATCAGTTGTTTTTATGTATTCGGGTCAAGGATCACAGTTTTATCAGATGGGTAAGACATTATTTGAACAGAATGAAATTTTTAGATCATGCATGCTCCAATTAGATTCGAACGTACACGATTTAATAGGTATATCTGTACTAGATGAATTGTATGATGACCATAAAAAAATGACAGAGCCGTTTACTCGTACGCTTTATACTCATGTTTGTATTTTTATGTTGGAATACGCCATTACGATGGTTTTATTAGAAAATGGAGTCGTCCCAGACGCTGTTATTGGCGTAAGTATGGGAGAATTTGCAGCTGCGGTGACAGCAGGTGTATGTTGCGTTGATACTGCGCTGAAAGCTGTTGTTAAACAAGCCCAATTATTAGAAAACGGTTGTGAAGAAGGCGGTATGCTGGCTATTTTACATCATCCGTCTATGTTCTCGTCCGATCCTCTTCTATATAAAAATTGCGATTTGGTTTCTATTCATAACGAGAATCATTTTATTATTTCAGGTAGAAAAGAGCATATAACTAAGGCTGAACAGCATGCTAAGAACAATGGAATCATTTGTAGTATATTACCGGTTACACAAGGGTTCCATTCTTCTAGCATAGATCCTGCATCAGATGAATATGTTGCTTTTTTAAAAAAGCAACTTTTTCTTGATCCTAAAATCTCGTTTATTTCAAGTGTGTATGGTGAACCGATTGAAAAATGTAATTCGGATTATTTTTGGCAAGTCATTCGAAAACCTATTCAATTTACCAAGGGCTTCACCTATTTACAAGAAGAAGATCAAGATCGGATATTTTTGGATCTAGGTCCTTCAGGAACGCTTGTCAATGTGAGTAAATCAATGTCGAATAAACGAAAGAATCCTATCATCTTGCCCATTATAACACCGTATAAACAAGATCGACAAAATTTGGATTATATCCTATCTCACTATGCTCATAAATATACAACTAGGGAAAAAAAGGGGAAAAAAAGTATGCTTGCTTTTGTATTTCCTGGACAAGGATCGCAAAAAAAGGGAATGGGAGGAGAATTATTTGATCAGTATCCTCAAATCACCAGCCAAGCCGATTTGGTTTTAGGATACTCCATTAAAGAATTGTGTTTAGATGATCCATTAGGAAGATTACATCAGACCGAATACACACAGCCTGCCTTGTTTACCGTAAATGCGCTGATGTATTTGAATACCATTAACGAAACGGGAAGAAAACCAGATATCGTTGCAGGGCACAGTTTGGGTGAATATAATGCTTTATTTGCTGCAGGGGCTTTTGATTTTGTAACTGGATTAAGACTAGTGAAAAAAAGGGGGGAATTAATGAGCCGGGCTGTTGGCGGGGGGATGGCAGCAGTTATAGGGATGGATGAGAAAAGAATGAAGCATACATTGCTACAAAATGAATTAGACAGTATTGATCTTGCTAATTTGAATTCCCCTCATCAGTTAGTCATCTCGGGGTTACAAACAGATATCAATCAAGCAAAGCTGATATTTGAGGCAATTGAAGGTATTACTTACATTCCGTTAAGAGTAAGTGGGGCCTTTCATTCCAGATACTTGATGGAGGCAAGAGGGCAATTTGAGTCCTATATGGATTCCTTTGTGTTTGCAGAATGTAACATACCTGTATTGTCAAATGTCCATGCCAGATTATATCAAAAAAACGATATCAAAATGAATTTGGTTAGACAGATTACGGAGTCCGTTCGATGGTGTGAGACGGTGCAAGTTTTGATGGGATTTGAAGGCATTGAAATGAAAGAGATAGGTCCGGGTAAAGTATTGACTGGATTGATGAAGAAAATAACAGCAGAAGCAGAGCCAATCTTCATCCCTAGTGAAGCTAGTTATCAAGTCGAAGCTCTTTCTGGTAAACATGCCAAAACCAGTGCTATAACAACTGTTGGCTGCAAACAGTTTATGCGAGATTATCAATTACAATATGCTTATTTGGCTGGTGGCATGTATAAAGGCATCGCCTCCAAAGAAATGGTAGTCAAGCTGGGCAAAGCTGGCATGATGGGTTTTCTAGGTACAGGGGGATTACACGTACAACAAATCGAGCAATCTATTCAATACATTCAAAAAGAACTAAAAAGTGGTCAAGCGTACGGAATGAACCTATTACATACTCCAGGAAAGCTTGAAAGAGAAGAGCAATTGGTAGATCTATATATGCACTACGGTATCAAAACAGTAGAAGCATCTGCCTACATGAGCATAACTCCTGCATTAATAAAATACCGTGCGCATGGATTAAACAAGCTACCAGACGGTACCGTTTCAAGCGTTAATCGAATTATTGGTAAGGTATCGAGACCTGAAATAGCGGAACATTTTTTAAGTCCAGCACCAGAGTACCTAGTAGAAAAAATGGTCAGGGAAAATAAAATTACGAGAGAACAAGCTCATATGCTCAGTAAAATCCCGATGGTAGATGATTTGTGTATAGAGGCAGATTCAGGTGGGCATACAGATGGGGGAGTATCTTATGTTCTCATGCCAGCCATGATACAGCTACGGGATGAGATGATGGAAAAATATAAATACCGTAAGAAGGTTAGAATTGGAGCAGCAGGCGGAATTGGTACTCCTGAGGCAGCAGCCGCAGCCTTCATATTAGGAGCTGATTTTATACTGACAGGCTCTATTAATCAATGTACCGTACAGGCGGGCACTAGTGATGCCGTTAAAGACTTGCTACAACAGGTACAGATTCAAGATACCACATATGCGCCAGCAGGAGATCGGTTTGAAATAGGAGCCAAAGTTCAAGTGTTAAAAAGAGGTGTGTTTTTCCCTGCTAGGGCGAACAAGCTTTTTGAATTGTATTGTCAATACAATTCACTTGAAGAGATAAATGAAAAAGATAAAAAACTTATACAGGCAAAATACTTTAAACGCAGTTTTAAAGAAATATATGATGAATTGAAACCGAATTATTCACAAGAAGAAATAGATAAGGCTGAAAAAAATCCGAAGCATAAAATGGCCTTGATTTTTAAATGGTACCTTGCTCATTCAACAAATGTAGCATTAGATGGTGTTCCGGGACAACAAGTAGATTATCAAATTCATTGTGGTCCTGCGCTAGGTGCATTCAATCGTTGGGTAAAGGGAACAAATTTGGAAAGTTGGAAAAACCGTCATGTAGATGAGATCGGCGTAAAATTAATGGAAGAAACTGTGAAAATATTAAATAATCAGTTCCGAAATTTTCAAAGTAAATAA
- a CDS encoding SDR family NAD(P)-dependent oxidoreductase, with product MQAILVLLNEPEQDGELYINRPLMELGLDSGDLLELNDLVSSKFQIELEATFFFTYNTARKIISYLIENTDVSDEVYVAEKSVLEKEAGSKSNSYLQKDDIAIIGASCRLPGGVSNLEQLWELLIHNRDATGPMPNQRWNWPDTIYPDSEHKGINQGGFLDQIAEFDPLFFRISPTEAELLDPQQRLLMELSWECIEGANYSATAISGSNTGVFIGASGSDYSKLLDRHSDDVQAKYGIGTSMAILPNRISYFYNFHGPSLQIDTACSSSLVAVHQAVRSLQSGECVQALVGGVHLMCHPANSIAYYKAGMLSKDGKCKTFDKDAGGYVRGEGGVVLLLKPVKQAERDGDSILAVIKGTAINHGGQANGLTVPNPEKQATLIKEAFLSANIEPESVGYIEAHGTGTPLGDPIEIAALKEAFLELSKQNDNRGEPYCGLGSIKTNIGHLEAAAGLAGLVKVLVSLRHRMIPASLHFHELNPHMSIDNSPFYIVNRNRDWIPPYKGGLRRAGISSFGSGGSNAHIVIEEHPSTDKVALHNRTKSNNPVMIVLSAKNEERLQEYAKQLITAIEKQNLTDCNLADMAYTLHVGREAMEERYATVICHINELKKSLTDYLENNGMMKNYCRGNVNKSNSITSLPIEHEEENEMINHFIKKNDLHQLAYLWVSGLDIDWKILYKSGTANQISLPTYPFARERYWISEVETSSFINKAKKTTVGSIHAIHPLLQQNTSYLSTVRFRSIFTGKEFFLEDHVVQGCKVLPGVAHLEMARIAVEQALGNMEHNLGGFQLHNVVWKKPILLEEQPIQVHIRVFSANHGEINYEIYSEEIPGSGHTVVYSQGFAVRREARQAIALDVPTLQSICKQGVLTARECYQAFNKIGLTYGESHQGIQHVYVGKDQVLAELVLPSCLVDTQEQYVLHPSVMDAALQAALIFQMQSLISYNTSIKPSLPFALESIEMIRPHTSKMWAHVRYSEDYIVGNETHKYDIDLCDDSGAVCVRMFGFSARVLEGTVPSDCSTHSLSKEAMITPPFETMMVAPIWEPISSEKGQRVPSIDENLVIVGGNETSWTEVRKQYPEARVLAIQSGNTVDEIIQEMTQQGPIDHILWIAPVEGLSSVTDNAVIEGQEAGVIYLFKLIKSLLALGYDSRQLGWTVITTQAQPIHKYDEVNPTHASVHGLMGTLAKEYTNWNIRVIDLESTASWPRMDWFTLPIHAEGNPYVYREQQWHRLELVPVTYSQQDETMYKNGGVYVVIGGAGGLGEVWSEYVIRRYEAKVIWIGRREMDADIQAKIDRLASIGPAPRYIMADATDQEELYRAYEEIKQQYGELHGVVHSAIVLLDKSLANMDEERFRAGLGVKVEVSVNIAEVFQHEPLDFVLFFSSMNSFVKAAGQSNYVAGCTFKDAFASQLAIEWPCAVKVMNWGYWGTVGTVASEEYQKRMHKRGIGSIEPPEAMEAVEALLTGPMNQLAFAKMTTSSTWIDVNRRKMITIYQ from the coding sequence ATGCAAGCGATCCTTGTTCTATTAAATGAACCAGAACAAGATGGTGAATTATATATCAATCGTCCGTTAATGGAACTTGGATTAGACTCAGGAGATTTATTGGAATTAAATGACCTAGTAAGCTCAAAATTTCAAATAGAACTCGAAGCGACGTTCTTTTTTACATACAATACCGCTAGAAAAATTATCTCATATCTTATCGAGAATACGGATGTATCAGATGAGGTATATGTAGCAGAAAAATCTGTTTTAGAAAAAGAGGCAGGTTCGAAGAGCAATTCTTATTTACAAAAGGATGATATTGCAATCATAGGTGCGTCCTGCCGTCTACCTGGTGGGGTAAGCAATCTAGAGCAATTGTGGGAATTACTAATTCACAACCGAGATGCTACTGGTCCAATGCCTAACCAAAGATGGAATTGGCCGGATACTATTTATCCTGATTCGGAGCATAAAGGAATAAATCAAGGAGGTTTCTTAGATCAAATTGCTGAATTTGATCCTCTATTTTTTAGAATCTCTCCCACAGAAGCAGAGCTCTTGGACCCTCAACAACGATTACTAATGGAATTGAGCTGGGAGTGTATTGAGGGAGCTAATTATTCTGCTACAGCAATTTCAGGAAGTAATACAGGTGTATTTATTGGAGCAAGTGGCTCAGATTATAGCAAACTTTTGGATCGTCATAGCGATGATGTTCAAGCTAAATATGGAATAGGTACATCAATGGCGATTCTACCTAATCGAATCTCTTATTTTTATAATTTTCATGGTCCTAGTCTTCAAATAGATACGGCTTGTTCAAGTTCTTTGGTTGCCGTTCATCAAGCTGTGAGATCTTTGCAATCAGGAGAATGTGTGCAAGCTTTAGTAGGCGGGGTTCACCTTATGTGTCACCCTGCTAACAGTATTGCCTACTATAAAGCTGGGATGCTTTCCAAGGATGGAAAATGCAAAACCTTTGATAAAGATGCCGGTGGGTATGTCCGTGGAGAAGGTGGAGTAGTTTTACTGTTAAAACCTGTAAAACAGGCAGAACGCGATGGTGATTCAATCTTAGCTGTCATCAAAGGAACCGCTATTAATCATGGTGGTCAAGCAAATGGATTAACTGTACCCAATCCAGAAAAGCAAGCTACCTTAATCAAGGAGGCTTTCCTCTCAGCTAATATTGAACCCGAATCAGTAGGTTATATTGAAGCTCATGGTACAGGTACTCCCTTAGGTGATCCTATTGAAATCGCAGCGTTGAAAGAAGCGTTTTTAGAGCTTTCGAAACAAAATGACAACAGAGGGGAACCTTATTGTGGATTAGGTTCTATTAAAACAAATATTGGACACTTGGAAGCTGCTGCAGGATTGGCAGGGTTGGTAAAAGTCTTAGTAAGTTTGCGCCATCGAATGATACCTGCTTCCTTACATTTTCATGAATTAAACCCTCATATGTCTATTGATAATTCTCCATTTTATATTGTTAACAGGAATCGAGACTGGATTCCACCGTATAAAGGAGGATTACGTCGCGCTGGAATTAGCAGTTTTGGCTCTGGGGGTTCAAATGCTCATATTGTCATTGAAGAGCATCCTTCTACTGATAAGGTAGCTCTACATAATAGAACCAAGAGTAACAACCCAGTAATGATCGTGTTATCGGCTAAAAACGAAGAGCGTTTACAAGAATATGCAAAGCAATTAATAACAGCAATCGAAAAGCAAAACCTTACAGATTGTAATCTCGCAGATATGGCCTATACGCTTCATGTTGGTAGAGAGGCAATGGAAGAAAGATATGCTACGGTAATATGTCATATTAATGAATTAAAAAAATCCTTGACCGATTACCTTGAAAATAACGGTATGATGAAAAACTATTGTCGAGGAAATGTGAATAAGAGTAATTCTATTACTAGTTTGCCAATTGAGCATGAAGAAGAGAATGAAATGATTAATCACTTCATTAAAAAGAATGATTTACACCAACTAGCTTATTTATGGGTTTCGGGGCTAGATATAGATTGGAAGATATTGTATAAATCAGGAACGGCGAATCAAATTTCACTTCCAACCTACCCGTTTGCTAGAGAGCGTTATTGGATATCAGAGGTAGAAACCAGTTCTTTCATCAACAAGGCAAAGAAAACAACTGTAGGATCAATACATGCGATTCATCCGTTGTTGCAACAAAATACGTCGTATTTATCTACCGTACGCTTTCGTTCTATTTTTACTGGCAAGGAGTTTTTTTTAGAAGATCATGTTGTCCAAGGTTGTAAAGTTCTACCGGGTGTAGCCCATTTGGAGATGGCACGCATTGCAGTGGAGCAAGCACTGGGAAATATGGAACATAATCTGGGCGGCTTTCAACTTCACAACGTTGTTTGGAAAAAGCCTATCCTCTTAGAAGAGCAACCAATACAAGTGCATATTCGAGTGTTTTCAGCAAATCATGGTGAGATAAACTATGAGATTTATAGTGAAGAGATACCAGGTAGTGGTCATACTGTCGTGTATAGTCAGGGATTTGCAGTACGTAGGGAAGCAAGGCAAGCGATAGCCCTGGATGTACCCACTCTACAATCTATATGTAAGCAAGGCGTGTTGACAGCTAGAGAGTGTTATCAAGCATTCAACAAAATCGGGCTTACTTATGGAGAAAGTCATCAGGGAATACAACACGTGTATGTGGGCAAAGATCAAGTATTGGCAGAGCTGGTCTTGCCATCTTGCTTAGTCGATACGCAAGAACAATATGTTCTACACCCGAGTGTAATGGACGCTGCGTTACAGGCAGCTCTTATATTCCAGATGCAATCACTTATATCCTACAACACGTCAATAAAACCATCGTTACCGTTCGCTTTGGAATCGATAGAAATGATTCGACCGCATACATCCAAAATGTGGGCGCACGTCCGATATAGTGAAGATTATATCGTCGGAAATGAGACTCATAAGTATGATATTGATCTATGTGACGACAGTGGCGCAGTTTGTGTACGGATGTTTGGATTTTCGGCTAGGGTACTAGAAGGAACTGTTCCATCCGATTGCTCTACTCATTCTCTATCGAAAGAAGCCATGATTACACCACCATTTGAAACCATGATGGTAGCCCCCATTTGGGAACCAATCAGTTCTGAAAAAGGACAAAGAGTTCCTTCCATAGATGAGAACCTGGTCATTGTTGGGGGCAATGAAACAAGCTGGACTGAGGTAAGAAAACAATATCCAGAAGCTCGTGTACTAGCGATTCAAAGTGGTAATACGGTAGATGAGATCATTCAGGAAATGACACAACAAGGTCCGATCGATCATATTTTGTGGATTGCACCAGTAGAGGGACTATCATCAGTAACAGATAATGCTGTCATAGAAGGGCAAGAAGCAGGTGTGATCTACCTATTTAAACTTATTAAAAGTCTGCTAGCTCTTGGATACGATAGCAGACAACTAGGCTGGACTGTGATAACAACACAAGCACAACCCATTCATAAATACGATGAAGTAAATCCTACCCATGCAAGTGTTCATGGACTTATGGGGACGTTGGCAAAGGAATATACGAATTGGAACATCAGAGTCATCGATCTAGAGTCAACTGCTTCATGGCCAAGGATGGATTGGTTTACCTTACCGATTCATGCGGAAGGAAACCCATACGTCTACCGAGAGCAGCAATGGCATCGTCTGGAGCTTGTGCCTGTGACGTATAGCCAGCAGGACGAAACGATGTATAAGAACGGAGGCGTATATGTCGTTATTGGCGGAGCTGGAGGGCTTGGGGAAGTATGGAGTGAATACGTCATTCGCAGGTACGAGGCCAAGGTGATTTGGATAGGAAGAAGGGAAATGGATGCTGATATCCAAGCGAAGATAGATCGACTAGCATCGATAGGACCCGCCCCTCGTTACATCATGGCGGATGCAACCGACCAAGAAGAGTTGTATCGAGCTTATGAAGAAATCAAACAGCAATATGGTGAGCTTCATGGAGTTGTACATTCTGCTATCGTTCTGCTGGACAAGAGTCTAGCCAATATGGATGAGGAAAGATTTCGGGCAGGACTCGGTGTCAAAGTAGAGGTGAGTGTGAATATAGCGGAAGTATTCCAGCATGAGCCTCTTGATTTTGTTTTATTTTTCTCCTCGATGAATTCGTTTGTAAAAGCTGCGGGACAGAGCAACTATGTAGCGGGATGTACGTTTAAAGATGCCTTTGCAAGCCAGTTAGCCATAGAATGGCCATGTGCCGTGAAAGTCATGAACTGGGGGTATTGGGGAACGGTAGGAACAGTGGCGTCGGAAGAATACCAGAAACGGATGCACAAAAGAGGAATTGGTTCCATTGAGCCTCCAGAAGCGATGGAAGCAGTAGAAGCCCTTTTGACAGGCCCGATGAACCAATTGGCGTTCGCTAAAATGACAACATCTTCTACTTGGATAGATGTAAATAGAAGAAAAATGATTACCATTTATCAATGA